The following coding sequences are from one Pseudomonas mendocina window:
- the aceE gene encoding pyruvate dehydrogenase (acetyl-transferring), homodimeric type: MQDLDPIETQEWLDALESVLDREGEDRAHYLMTRLGELATRSGAQLPYAITTPYRNSIPVTHEARMPGDLFMERRIRSLVRWNALAMVMRTNLDDPDLGGHISSFASSATLYDIGFNYFFQAPTEEHGGDLVFYQGHASPGVYARAFMEGRISEDQMKNFRREVDGKGLSSYPHPWLMPDFWQFPTVSMGLGPIQAIYQARFMKYLEARGFIPAGKQKVWCFMGDGECDEPESLGAISLAGREKLDNLIFVINCNLQRLDGPVRGNGKIIQELEGVFRGAQWNVNKVVWGRFWDPLFAKDKDGALQRRMDEVVDGEYQNYKAKDGAYVRENFFNTPELKEMVKDLSDDEIWKLNRGGHDPYKVYAAYHQAVNHSGQPTVILAKTIKGYGTGAGEAKNTAHNTKKVDVDSLRQFRDRFDIPVKDEELENLPFVRPEEGSAEYKYLHERRNALGGFVPQRRQQSFSIPTPPLDTLKAILDGSGDREISTTMAFVRILAQLVKDKELGQRIVPIIPDEARTFGMEGMFRQLGIYSSVGQLYEPVDKDQVMFYKEDKKGQILEEGINEAGAMSSFIAAGTSYSCHNQPMLPFYIFYSMFGFQRIGDLAWAAGDSRTRGFLIGGTAGRTTLNGEGLQHEDGHSHMLAATIPNCRTYDPTYGYELAVIIREGIRQMTEEQQDIFYYITVMNESYQQPAMPEGIEDGIIKGMYLLEEDKKEAAHHVQLLGSGTILREVREAAKILRDEYNIGADVWSVTSFNELRRDGLAVERSNRLHPGQKPKQTYIEECLNGRKGPVIASTDYMKLFAEQVRQWVPSKEYKVLGTDGFGRSDSRKQLRHFFEVDRNWVVLAALEALVDRGEIEAKVLADAIAKFGIDADKANPLDC; this comes from the coding sequence ATGCAAGACCTCGATCCGATCGAAACCCAGGAATGGCTGGACGCCCTTGAATCCGTCCTCGACCGTGAGGGTGAAGACCGTGCCCATTACCTGATGACCCGTCTGGGCGAGCTGGCCACCCGTAGCGGTGCGCAATTGCCCTACGCGATCACCACGCCGTACCGCAACAGCATTCCGGTCACCCATGAAGCTCGCATGCCCGGCGACCTGTTCATGGAGCGCCGCATCCGCTCGCTGGTACGCTGGAACGCCCTGGCGATGGTGATGCGCACCAACCTGGACGACCCGGATCTGGGCGGCCACATTTCCAGCTTCGCTTCCTCGGCGACGCTGTACGACATCGGCTTCAACTACTTCTTCCAGGCCCCGACCGAAGAACACGGCGGCGACCTGGTGTTCTATCAGGGTCACGCCAGCCCTGGCGTCTACGCCCGCGCCTTCATGGAAGGCCGCATCAGCGAAGACCAGATGAAGAACTTCCGCCGCGAAGTGGATGGCAAAGGTCTGTCCTCCTACCCGCACCCCTGGCTGATGCCGGACTTCTGGCAGTTCCCGACCGTTTCCATGGGCCTGGGCCCGATCCAGGCGATCTACCAGGCACGCTTCATGAAGTACCTGGAAGCCCGCGGTTTCATCCCCGCTGGCAAGCAGAAGGTCTGGTGCTTCATGGGCGACGGCGAGTGCGACGAGCCGGAATCCCTCGGTGCCATTTCCCTGGCTGGCCGCGAGAAGCTGGACAACCTGATCTTCGTCATCAACTGCAACCTGCAGCGCCTCGACGGCCCGGTTCGCGGCAACGGCAAGATCATCCAGGAACTCGAAGGCGTGTTCCGCGGTGCTCAGTGGAACGTCAACAAGGTGGTCTGGGGTCGCTTCTGGGATCCGCTGTTCGCCAAGGACAAGGACGGCGCGCTGCAGCGTCGCATGGACGAAGTGGTCGACGGTGAATACCAGAACTACAAGGCCAAAGACGGCGCCTACGTTCGCGAAAACTTCTTCAACACCCCAGAACTCAAGGAAATGGTCAAAGACCTGTCCGACGACGAGATCTGGAAGCTCAACCGTGGCGGCCACGACCCGTACAAGGTCTACGCGGCCTACCACCAGGCCGTGAACCACAGCGGCCAGCCGACCGTGATCCTGGCCAAGACCATCAAGGGCTACGGTACCGGCGCCGGTGAAGCGAAGAACACCGCGCACAACACCAAGAAGGTCGATGTCGACAGCCTGCGTCAGTTCCGCGACCGCTTCGACATCCCGGTAAAAGACGAAGAGCTGGAAAACCTGCCGTTCGTACGTCCGGAAGAAGGCAGCGCCGAGTACAAGTACCTGCACGAGCGCCGCAACGCGCTGGGTGGTTTCGTACCGCAGCGTCGTCAGCAGAGCTTCAGCATCCCGACTCCGCCGCTGGATACCCTCAAGGCCATCCTCGATGGTTCCGGCGACCGCGAAATCTCCACCACCATGGCTTTCGTGCGCATCCTCGCGCAGCTGGTCAAGGACAAGGAACTCGGCCAGCGCATCGTTCCGATCATTCCGGACGAAGCCCGTACCTTCGGTATGGAAGGCATGTTCCGTCAGCTCGGCATCTACTCCTCGGTCGGTCAGCTCTACGAGCCGGTCGATAAAGACCAGGTGATGTTCTACAAAGAGGACAAGAAAGGTCAGATCCTCGAAGAAGGCATCAACGAAGCTGGCGCCATGAGTTCCTTCATCGCCGCTGGTACTTCGTACTCCTGCCACAACCAGCCGATGCTGCCGTTCTACATCTTCTACTCGATGTTCGGCTTCCAGCGTATCGGCGACCTGGCCTGGGCTGCTGGCGACAGCCGCACCCGTGGTTTCCTGATCGGCGGCACCGCCGGCCGTACCACCCTCAACGGTGAAGGCCTGCAGCACGAAGACGGTCACAGCCACATGCTGGCAGCGACCATCCCCAACTGCCGCACCTACGATCCGACCTACGGCTACGAGCTCGCCGTGATCATCCGCGAAGGCATTCGCCAGATGACCGAAGAGCAGCAGGACATCTTCTACTACATCACCGTGATGAACGAGTCGTACCAGCAGCCGGCCATGCCGGAGGGTATCGAGGACGGCATCATCAAGGGCATGTACCTGCTCGAGGAAGACAAGAAGGAAGCCGCGCACCACGTGCAACTGCTGGGTTCCGGCACCATCCTGCGTGAAGTGCGCGAGGCGGCGAAGATCCTGCGCGACGAGTACAACATCGGCGCCGATGTGTGGAGCGTTACCAGCTTCAACGAACTGCGTCGTGACGGCCTGGCCGTGGAGCGCAGCAATCGCCTGCATCCGGGCCAGAAGCCCAAGCAGACCTACATCGAAGAGTGCCTGAACGGTCGCAAGGGGCCGGTCATCGCCTCTACCGACTACATGAAGCTGTTCGCCGAACAGGTTCGTCAGTGGGTACCGAGCAAGGAATACAAGGTGCTGGGCACCGACGGCTTCGGCCGCAGCGACAGCCGCAAGCAGCTGCGTCACTTCTTCGAAGTGGATCGCAACTGGGTCGTGCTCGCCGCCCTGGAAGCCCTGGTAGACCGTGGCGAAATCGAAGCCAAGGTGCTGGCTGATGCCATCGCCAAGTTCGGCATCGACGCCGACAAAGCCAACCCCCTGGACTGCTAA
- the aceF gene encoding dihydrolipoyllysine-residue acetyltransferase translates to MSELIRVPDLGGEGEVIELLVKVGDRVEADQSVLTLESDKASMEVPSPKAGVIKEIKVKIGDRLKEGDELLVLEVEGAAEAAPAPKAEAAPAQAPKAAAPAAAPAAAASSSVQDVHVPDIGTDGKVKVIEVMVKVGDTIEADQSLITLESDKASMEIPSPAAGVVEEVLVKLDAEVGTGDLILKLRTAGGATASAAPAQAAAPAAAPAAAPAPAATAPAAASVQEVHVPDIGTDGKVKVIEVMVKAGDTIEADQSLITLESDKASMEIPSPAAGVVEEVLVKLDAEVGTGDLILKLKVAGAAPAAAPAQASQEVHRVPEGAAPEVAAEVRAIASLSAAAAASASAPKRDGAKVHAGPAVRQLARDFGVELADIAGTGPKGRILKEDVQVHVKAMMQKAKTAPQAAAATTGGAGIPPIPTVDFSKFGEIEEVPMTRLMQVGAANLHRSWLNVPHVTQFDSADITDLEAFRVAQKAVAEKAGVKLTVLPLLLKACAHLLKELPDFNSSLAPSGKAIIRKKYVHIGFAVDTPDGLLVPVIKNVDQKSLLQLAAEAAALAEKARTKKLSADDMQGACFTISSLGHIGGTGFTPIVNAPEVAILGVSKATIQPVWDGKAFQPKLMLPLSLSYDHRVINGAAAARFTQRLSQLLADIRTILL, encoded by the coding sequence ATGAGTGAATTGATTCGCGTACCCGACCTCGGCGGTGAAGGCGAGGTCATTGAACTGCTGGTGAAGGTCGGCGACCGTGTCGAAGCCGACCAGAGTGTACTGACCCTGGAGTCCGACAAGGCCTCCATGGAAGTGCCCTCGCCCAAAGCCGGCGTGATCAAGGAAATCAAGGTCAAGATCGGTGACCGCCTGAAAGAAGGCGACGAGCTGCTGGTACTGGAAGTCGAAGGTGCCGCCGAAGCAGCGCCTGCGCCGAAAGCCGAAGCTGCCCCTGCCCAAGCACCGAAAGCAGCCGCTCCGGCAGCGGCACCCGCTGCTGCAGCCAGCAGCAGTGTGCAAGACGTGCACGTGCCGGATATCGGCACCGATGGCAAGGTCAAGGTCATCGAAGTCATGGTCAAGGTGGGTGACACCATCGAAGCCGATCAGTCGCTGATCACCCTGGAGTCCGACAAGGCCTCCATGGAAATCCCTTCGCCGGCTGCCGGCGTGGTGGAAGAAGTGCTGGTCAAGCTGGACGCCGAAGTCGGCACCGGTGACCTGATCCTCAAGCTGCGTACCGCTGGCGGTGCAACCGCCAGTGCTGCTCCGGCTCAAGCTGCTGCACCCGCTGCCGCGCCAGCCGCCGCACCTGCTCCCGCTGCCACAGCCCCGGCTGCTGCTTCGGTACAGGAAGTGCACGTGCCGGATATCGGTACCGACGGCAAGGTCAAGGTCATCGAGGTCATGGTCAAGGCCGGCGACACCATCGAAGCCGATCAGTCGCTGATCACCCTGGAGTCCGACAAGGCTTCCATGGAAATCCCTTCGCCGGCTGCCGGCGTGGTGGAAGAAGTGCTGGTCAAGCTGGACGCCGAAGTCGGCACCGGCGACCTGATTCTCAAGCTCAAGGTAGCCGGCGCAGCTCCGGCCGCTGCGCCAGCTCAGGCCAGCCAGGAAGTACACCGCGTACCGGAAGGCGCGGCACCTGAAGTGGCTGCCGAAGTACGCGCCATCGCGTCGCTATCAGCCGCCGCTGCAGCCTCCGCCTCCGCGCCCAAGCGCGACGGTGCCAAGGTTCACGCCGGCCCTGCCGTGCGCCAGCTGGCTCGTGATTTCGGCGTGGAACTGGCCGATATCGCCGGTACCGGTCCGAAGGGTCGCATCCTCAAGGAAGACGTGCAGGTGCACGTCAAGGCGATGATGCAGAAGGCCAAGACTGCACCGCAGGCTGCCGCTGCCACCACCGGTGGCGCTGGCATCCCGCCGATTCCGACCGTGGACTTCAGCAAGTTCGGCGAAATCGAAGAAGTACCGATGACCCGCCTGATGCAGGTCGGCGCTGCCAACCTGCATCGCAGCTGGCTCAACGTGCCGCACGTGACTCAGTTCGACTCGGCCGACATCACCGATCTGGAAGCCTTCCGCGTCGCACAGAAAGCCGTGGCCGAGAAAGCCGGCGTCAAGCTGACCGTGCTGCCGCTGCTGCTCAAGGCCTGCGCCCATCTGCTCAAGGAGCTGCCGGACTTCAACAGTTCGCTGGCCCCGAGCGGCAAGGCGATCATCCGCAAGAAGTACGTGCATATCGGCTTCGCCGTCGATACGCCGGACGGCCTGCTGGTGCCGGTGATCAAGAACGTCGATCAGAAGAGCCTGCTGCAACTGGCTGCCGAAGCCGCCGCCCTGGCGGAAAAGGCGCGCACCAAAAAGCTCTCGGCTGACGACATGCAGGGCGCCTGCTTCACCATCTCCAGCCTCGGCCACATTGGCGGCACCGGCTTCACGCCGATCGTCAACGCGCCGGAAGTGGCGATCCTCGGTGTGAGCAAGGCGACCATCCAGCCAGTCTGGGATGGCAAGGCCTTCCAGCCCAAGCTGATGCTGCCGCTGTCGCTGTCGTATGACCATCGGGTGATCAACGGCGCTGCTGCCGCACGCTTCACCCAGCGCCTGTCGCAGCTGCTGGCGGATATCCGCACCATCCTGCTGTAA
- a CDS encoding bifunctional diguanylate cyclase/phosphodiesterase: MKSHPDASTRSAAEVVTQLPVPSRLGMLRFERLNEPSWALLFLDPACERKLGISAADLCALVDAPYASLMEPEARYRLHDAIQQQLVQGPQYLVRYTLHTPQGPLNLLEVGEPFKQRNRQLLRGYLLITDESLAQHTTTEFELQTQNQQLNTTLLQYQRAQEDHLQHLARSRTQQQLIVRLARQRYVSSDPQQEAAELITQAACEVYGVARAGIWRLDSQRLECVSLYRRDLGRHEKLPSIDVHNFPHYLEALHSGRSIDAHDAQHDLRTRELAQAYMEPQGITSMLDASIRIEGEVVGILCLEHIGPKRTWQADEIAFAGELADQFAQVLINQQKRSATHALYLFQRAVEQSASAFLLVDRDGRVEYVNPSFTAITLYSSDEVCGHRLSELPAMANLSDLLFDAHSSLAEHSSWQGEFRSRRKNQEPYWGHLSISKVYGDDGELTHYIGIYEDITETKLAQQRIERLAYTDNLTNLGNRPAFIRSLEERFARTTQQPMGLLLVDIDNFKRINDSLGHQTGDKLLSALARRLRNSLGAKGSLARFASNEFAILLDGCDQEIGQRTAQQILQTLDKPLFVDNQLISITGSVGLAIAPEHGDDPQTLMKHAGLALHKAKANGKHQVQLFTEALNAEANYKLFVENNLRRALTQNELEVFYQPKLCLKSGQLLGMEALLRWQHPEKGMIRPDQFIGVAEETGLIIPIGKWVVRQACRMSKQIAAIGLGELQVAINLSPKQFSDPDLVGSIAAILHEEQLDPRLLELELTESLLLEATDDTRHQLGRLKSLGLTLAMDDFGTGYSSLSYLKKFPIDVIKIDRSFIKDIPDNQDDMEITSAVIAMAHNLKLKVVAEGIETGAQLGFLRRQQCDVGQGYLFDKPISGRDLIDSLRRYPCRPQADQRT, encoded by the coding sequence ATGAAAAGCCATCCCGATGCCAGCACCCGCTCGGCAGCCGAGGTTGTGACGCAGTTGCCAGTGCCCTCGCGGCTCGGCATGCTGCGTTTCGAGCGCTTGAATGAGCCGAGCTGGGCTTTGTTGTTTCTCGATCCAGCCTGCGAGCGCAAGCTCGGTATCAGCGCCGCCGACTTGTGCGCACTGGTCGATGCTCCCTACGCCAGCCTGATGGAGCCCGAAGCACGCTACCGACTGCATGACGCCATCCAGCAGCAACTGGTGCAAGGGCCGCAGTATCTGGTTCGCTATACCCTGCACACACCACAAGGGCCGCTAAACCTGCTGGAGGTGGGCGAGCCGTTCAAACAGCGCAACCGCCAATTGCTGCGCGGCTATCTGCTGATCACGGACGAGAGTCTCGCCCAGCACACAACGACCGAGTTCGAACTGCAGACCCAGAACCAACAGTTGAACACGACGTTGCTGCAATACCAGCGTGCTCAGGAAGATCACCTGCAACACCTGGCGCGCTCACGCACCCAGCAGCAGTTGATCGTGCGCCTGGCGCGTCAGCGCTACGTGTCCAGCGACCCGCAACAGGAAGCCGCCGAACTCATCACCCAGGCCGCCTGCGAAGTCTACGGCGTGGCCCGCGCCGGCATCTGGAGGCTGGATAGCCAGCGCCTCGAATGCGTTTCACTGTATCGCCGCGACCTCGGGCGGCACGAGAAGTTACCTTCGATAGACGTGCACAATTTTCCGCACTACCTCGAAGCCCTGCACAGCGGTCGCTCGATCGATGCGCACGATGCCCAGCATGACCTGCGCACCCGTGAATTGGCGCAAGCCTACATGGAGCCACAGGGCATCACTTCGATGCTCGATGCCAGCATTCGTATCGAAGGCGAGGTGGTGGGCATTCTCTGCCTCGAACATATTGGCCCCAAACGCACCTGGCAGGCCGATGAGATTGCCTTCGCCGGCGAGCTGGCCGATCAATTCGCCCAGGTACTGATCAATCAGCAGAAGCGCAGCGCCACCCACGCGCTCTATCTGTTCCAACGCGCCGTGGAGCAGAGTGCCAGTGCTTTCCTGCTGGTAGACCGCGACGGCCGAGTGGAATACGTCAACCCCAGCTTCACCGCCATTACCCTCTACAGCAGTGACGAGGTCTGCGGTCATCGCCTGTCCGAACTACCGGCAATGGCCAACCTCAGTGATCTGCTGTTCGATGCTCACTCCAGCCTGGCCGAACATAGCAGTTGGCAGGGTGAATTCCGCAGTCGGCGCAAGAATCAGGAGCCCTACTGGGGCCACCTGTCGATCTCCAAGGTATATGGCGACGATGGCGAGCTGACTCACTACATCGGCATCTATGAAGACATCACCGAAACCAAGCTGGCGCAACAACGCATCGAGCGCCTGGCTTACACCGATAACCTGACCAACCTCGGCAATCGCCCAGCCTTCATCCGCAGCCTCGAAGAACGCTTCGCTCGCACCACCCAACAGCCCATGGGCCTGCTTCTGGTGGACATCGACAACTTCAAGCGGATCAACGACAGCCTCGGCCACCAGACCGGTGACAAGCTGCTCTCGGCACTGGCCAGGCGCCTGCGTAACAGCCTTGGCGCCAAGGGCAGTCTGGCGCGTTTCGCCAGCAACGAGTTCGCCATCCTGCTCGATGGCTGCGACCAGGAGATTGGCCAGCGTACTGCCCAGCAAATACTGCAGACCCTGGACAAGCCCCTGTTCGTCGACAATCAGTTGATCAGCATCACCGGCTCGGTCGGCCTGGCCATCGCCCCCGAACATGGCGACGATCCACAGACGCTGATGAAGCACGCCGGTCTCGCCCTGCACAAGGCCAAGGCCAACGGTAAGCACCAGGTGCAACTGTTCACCGAGGCGCTGAACGCCGAGGCCAACTACAAGCTGTTCGTCGAGAACAACCTGCGCCGCGCGCTGACCCAGAACGAGCTGGAAGTTTTCTACCAACCCAAGCTGTGCCTCAAGAGCGGGCAACTGCTGGGCATGGAAGCGCTGCTGCGCTGGCAGCATCCGGAAAAGGGCATGATTCGCCCGGATCAGTTCATCGGCGTCGCCGAGGAAACCGGACTGATCATCCCCATCGGCAAATGGGTGGTGCGCCAGGCCTGCCGCATGAGCAAGCAGATTGCAGCCATCGGCCTGGGTGAATTGCAGGTGGCGATCAACCTGTCACCCAAGCAGTTCTCCGATCCCGATCTGGTTGGCTCCATCGCCGCCATCCTGCACGAAGAACAACTCGACCCCAGGCTGCTGGAGCTGGAACTGACCGAAAGCCTGCTGCTGGAGGCCACCGATGACACCCGCCACCAACTCGGCCGCCTGAAGAGCCTGGGCCTGACCCTGGCCATGGACGACTTCGGCACCGGCTATTCATCGCTCAGCTACCTGAAGAAATTCCCCATCGACGTGATCAAGATCGATCGCAGCTTCATCAAGGACATTCCGGATAATCAGGACGACATGGAAATCACCTCCGCCGTGATCGCCATGGCCCACAATCTCAAGCTCAAAGTGGTTGCCGAAGGCATCGAGACCGGCGCCCAGCTTGGGTTCCTGCGCCGCCAGCAATGTGATGTCGGCCAGGGCTATCTGTTCGACAAGCCGATTTCTGGCCGCGACCTGATCGACAGCCTGCGCCGCTACCCCTGCCGGCCACAGGCCGACCAACGGACGTAA
- the msrA gene encoding peptide-methionine (S)-S-oxide reductase MsrA, with amino-acid sequence MVLRSQILVNKHALPTAEQALPGRAEAMPVADTHYVNGNPIKPPFPAGLQQAVFGLGCFWGAERRFWQQPGVFSTAVGYAGGFTPNPTYEEVCSGLTGHTEVVLVVFDPQQTSFEALLKVFWEVHNPTQGMRQGNDQGTQYRSAIYCQDEAQLNAAQASQARFQAELDKAAMGSITTEISEAPTFYYAETYHQQYLAKNPGGYCGLGGTGVCLPPES; translated from the coding sequence ATGGTTCTGCGCTCCCAGATTCTCGTAAACAAACATGCACTGCCTACCGCCGAGCAAGCGTTGCCCGGCCGTGCCGAAGCGATGCCGGTGGCCGACACTCATTACGTCAACGGCAACCCGATCAAGCCGCCCTTCCCGGCCGGCCTGCAGCAGGCGGTGTTCGGCCTGGGCTGTTTCTGGGGTGCCGAGCGGCGCTTCTGGCAGCAGCCCGGCGTGTTCAGCACCGCCGTTGGCTATGCCGGTGGTTTCACCCCCAACCCGACCTACGAGGAGGTCTGTTCCGGTCTGACCGGGCACACCGAAGTGGTATTGGTGGTATTCGATCCGCAACAGACCAGCTTCGAAGCCTTGCTCAAGGTGTTCTGGGAAGTGCACAACCCGACCCAGGGCATGCGCCAGGGCAACGACCAGGGCACCCAGTACCGCTCGGCGATCTACTGCCAGGACGAAGCGCAGCTGAATGCAGCGCAGGCCAGCCAGGCTCGCTTCCAGGCCGAGCTGGACAAGGCTGCAATGGGCAGCATCACCACTGAAATCAGCGAAGCGCCGACCTTCTACTACGCCGAGACCTATCACCAGCAATACCTGGCGAAGAACCCGGGCGGCTATTGCGGCCTGGGCGGAACAGGCGTATGTCTACCCCCTGAATCTTGA
- a CDS encoding putative motility protein, whose amino-acid sequence MELSSISSQVSSQASAQISAQMSLLLLRKTLELQAANITGLVQSAAPASAPNNPPNLGNSVDVMA is encoded by the coding sequence GTGGAGCTGAGCAGCATTTCCAGCCAGGTATCGAGTCAGGCGTCGGCGCAGATCTCCGCGCAGATGTCGCTCCTGCTGCTGCGCAAGACGCTGGAGCTGCAGGCCGCCAACATCACCGGCCTGGTGCAGTCCGCTGCACCGGCCAGTGCGCCGAACAATCCGCCAAACCTGGGCAACAGCGTCGACGTGATGGCCTGA
- a CDS encoding HD-GYP domain-containing protein: MPANTLYITPEQLCVGLYVHLDLSWWEHDFAFSNFKIKDEAQIRALRALKLKQLRYDPARSDCPPLELADDTPAPTPEEPPVDPENQARQERAQKLRHLRTRLADVDRRFIEASQRIKALNQTLRSRPEDAMRQAGAIVGEMVETLLGAPGVVLHGITGKAAEDSYFHALNVTVLSLLLGRQLGLDSEACHSLGLGALLHDIGKLEVPSKVLLKPEPLTRPEQQLLQMHTDFGLRMGQKLMLDDEVLRIIHEHHEYCDGSGYPRGLREAGIARLSRLVAITNHFDGLCNPLDPRQALSPHEALALMFKQQRERFDDVALKAFVRVMGVYPPGSMVQLEDERYALVLGINPTQALKPTLILYDADTPKQEALIVDLAEEPKLAIARSLRPSQLPLEVLEYLSPRRNLSYHIEPNHKPG, encoded by the coding sequence ATGCCCGCCAACACTCTCTACATCACGCCCGAGCAGCTCTGCGTCGGTCTCTACGTTCATCTGGATCTGAGCTGGTGGGAGCATGACTTCGCCTTCAGCAACTTCAAGATCAAGGACGAAGCGCAGATTCGCGCCTTGCGCGCCCTGAAGCTGAAACAACTGCGCTACGACCCGGCGCGTAGCGACTGTCCGCCACTGGAGCTGGCCGACGATACACCCGCGCCGACTCCAGAAGAGCCGCCCGTCGATCCAGAGAACCAGGCCCGCCAGGAACGTGCGCAGAAGCTGCGCCACCTGCGAACCCGGCTGGCCGATGTGGATCGGCGCTTCATCGAGGCCAGCCAGCGTATCAAAGCGCTCAACCAGACTCTGCGCAGTCGACCGGAGGATGCCATGCGCCAGGCCGGCGCCATCGTCGGCGAGATGGTCGAGACATTGCTCGGCGCCCCCGGCGTGGTGCTGCATGGCATTACCGGCAAAGCGGCTGAGGACAGTTACTTCCATGCCCTCAATGTCACCGTATTGTCCCTGCTGCTCGGCCGTCAGCTTGGCCTCGACAGCGAGGCCTGCCATAGCCTGGGCCTCGGTGCCCTGCTGCATGACATCGGCAAGCTGGAAGTGCCCAGCAAGGTGCTGCTCAAGCCCGAGCCGCTGACCCGCCCGGAGCAACAGCTGCTGCAGATGCACACCGACTTCGGCCTGCGCATGGGGCAAAAGCTGATGCTCGACGACGAAGTGCTGCGCATCATTCACGAGCACCATGAATACTGCGACGGCAGTGGCTACCCACGCGGCCTGCGCGAAGCCGGCATCGCGCGCCTGAGCCGCCTGGTGGCCATCACCAACCATTTTGATGGCCTGTGCAACCCGCTCGATCCGCGCCAGGCCCTGAGCCCGCACGAGGCCCTAGCGTTGATGTTCAAGCAACAGCGTGAACGCTTCGATGACGTGGCGCTGAAGGCCTTCGTCCGCGTCATGGGCGTCTACCCGCCGGGCAGCATGGTGCAGCTGGAAGATGAGCGTTATGCGCTGGTGCTGGGCATCAACCCGACCCAGGCGCTGAAACCGACACTGATTCTCTACGATGCCGATACGCCCAAGCAGGAGGCCCTGATCGTCGACCTCGCCGAGGAGCCGAAACTGGCCATCGCACGCAGTCTGCGCCCTTCGCAGCTACCGCTGGAGGTGCTGGAATACCTCAGCCCGCGGCGCAACCTGAGCTATCACATCGAGCCCAACCACAAGCCGGGTTGA
- a CDS encoding 23S rRNA (adenine(2030)-N(6))-methyltransferase RlmJ, whose amino-acid sequence MNYRHAFHAGNHADVLKHLVLTRLIALLSRKEAPFAYLDSHAGLGLYDLQGDQASRTGEYLEGIARLWQAEQLPDAVEAYLEVVRAMNPDGELRYYPGSPELARLLSREQDRLQLNEKHPEDGRLLKDNMRGDRRVAVHLGEGWYVPRALMPTREKRVLLLIDPPFEKADELQRCVEALNEAHGRMRQAIVAIWYPIKDERQLTRFYRDLQKSAAPKLLRAELYVHAPDDATRLSGSGLVISNPPWGLEDELKQLLPWLADALGQSKGGWRLDWLIEEKPAG is encoded by the coding sequence ATGAATTACCGCCACGCCTTCCATGCCGGCAACCACGCCGATGTGCTCAAGCACCTGGTGTTGACCCGCCTGATCGCCCTGTTGTCACGCAAAGAGGCGCCTTTCGCCTATCTCGATAGCCACGCCGGACTCGGCCTGTACGATTTACAGGGCGACCAGGCCAGCCGTACCGGCGAGTACCTGGAAGGCATCGCTCGCCTGTGGCAGGCCGAGCAGTTGCCAGATGCGGTGGAGGCCTACCTGGAGGTGGTGCGGGCGATGAACCCGGACGGTGAGCTGCGCTATTACCCCGGCTCGCCCGAGCTGGCGCGTCTGCTCAGCCGTGAACAGGATCGCCTGCAGCTCAACGAGAAACATCCGGAAGACGGCCGATTGCTCAAGGACAACATGCGCGGTGACCGTCGCGTGGCCGTGCACCTGGGCGAGGGCTGGTACGTGCCACGGGCGCTGATGCCGACTCGCGAGAAGCGCGTGTTGCTGCTGATCGACCCGCCATTCGAGAAAGCCGATGAACTGCAGCGCTGCGTCGAGGCGCTGAACGAGGCGCATGGGCGCATGCGTCAGGCCATCGTGGCGATCTGGTACCCGATCAAGGACGAGCGTCAGTTGACGCGCTTCTACCGCGACTTGCAAAAGAGCGCGGCGCCCAAGCTGCTGCGCGCCGAACTCTATGTGCATGCACCGGACGATGCCACGCGTCTGTCGGGTTCGGGGCTGGTGATCAGCAATCCGCCATGGGGGCTGGAGGACGAACTCAAGCAGCTTCTGCCCTGGCTGGCCGATGCGCTTGGCCAGAGCAAGGGCGGCTGGCGTCTGGACTGGTTGATCGAGGAGAAACCGGCGGGTTGA